Proteins encoded by one window of Pecten maximus chromosome 15, xPecMax1.1, whole genome shotgun sequence:
- the LOC117343141 gene encoding uncharacterized protein LOC117343141, with product MDLLRNVLTLILRESSFLSTLCGIWIIFNKEDQFDNTIRHSDFSIEEVYTAVIILTFVLVPIHDKVEQHVAQFPHIDKVFMCLTFYYVHSQCQSQGNDEILAELMVFLPYLFDFGMDILEWCMGYTYQVSKYYTPRSIIQYMVYITGLTMLLTIIVASCGHFIQNQTSGIGDETSLHHFIRKRVVNERPEDKTEPLVFGFDCMEVEYSLRYETILYRETNCTSPRPSLVTTKTILSRYRGEDIQMKCQYDVDTDDLSLKLNTLWFRDKQLVASEDRYHVEDHYELHGSTYRITSFLSIYMANSGDFANYECWGEKQSVNTKKGTIFSIFALRAFFSVKPIPYIRKAVPAPIGLFMTLRSMDYYVLGRKQSIQFEHRVENGTDSVVSKYFSFMFACSPFTALYSSIHCIFFSKSRCTRVPFGVTRFKDDNLLQYSYVFCTNPQNIGEHKIQIKRNIKNRIDGEVERHVYDLPLSVSLVPDSSLLYMEMKNLSYLEDTSAMLQKTPPSWDIIFTVLSWIRTILESICIFALYVFISYVLSQLWRIFIDYYVVRVKRITLKRANLISKQKNKKRAKQRQKPRKYDALVLHHDDDRNIVRKDIVQPLEKAGYRLLFPARDWADKGNLPGYKIHADALENSERIIIVFSNKFKKDQFCMNTYLDSMTIARVANGTLRHKDVCFVLLQPCGNIPHDAMLALPHAPVLKLERKPKKGRQLEKCVVKIRQWIDGKLPYNNTRNILYTHDINQ from the coding sequence ATGGATCTTCTACGCAACGTTTTAACCTTAATTCTTCGGGAGTCATCATTCCTCTCGACACTATGTGGAATTTGGATAATATTCAATAAAGAAGATCAGTTCGACAACACTATTCGGCATTCTGACTTTTCGATAGAGGAGGTTTATACAGCGGTAATAATCCTAACATTCGTACTTGTCCCAATCCATGATAAAGTAGAACAACATGTGGCCCAATTTCCTCACATTGATAAAGTATTCATgtgtttaacattttattatgtgCACTCACAATGCCAATCACAAGGAAATGATGAGATCTTAGCAGAACTCATGGTATTTCTTCCGTATCTTTTCGATTTCGGTATGGATATTTTAGAATGGTGTATGGGTTACACGTACCAAGTATCAAAATACTACACTCCTCGCAGTATTATTCAGTATATGGTGTACATTACTGGTCTGACAATGCTATTGACAATTATAGTCGCATCTTGTGGACACTTCATTCAAAATCAAACCAGCGGAATCGGAGACGAGACAAGTTTACATCATTTCATACGGAAACGCGTTGTAAATGAAAGACCTGAGGACAAAACGGAGCCTTTGGTTTTCGGTTTTGATTGTATGGAAGTAGAATATTCCCTCAGATACGAAACTATACTGTACAGAGAAACAAACTGTACCTCCCCGCGGCCATCCTTGGTGACGACAAAAACGATATTGTCACGTTATCGAGGCGAAGACATACAAATGAAGTGTCAATATGATGTAGATACGGATGATTTAAGTTTGAAGTTAAACACATTATGGTTTCGTGATAAACAGTTGGTAGCAAGTGAAGACAGATACCACGTGGAGGATCATTATGAATTGCATGGTTCAACCTACCGGATAACGAGCTTCTTATCAATTTACATGGCCAATAGTGGAGATTTCGCAAATTACGAATGTTGGGGAGAAAAGCAAAGCGTGAATACGAAGAAAGGCACAATCTTCAGCATCTTTGCTCTGCGAGCTTTCTTCAGTGTTAAGCCAATTCCATATATTCGTAAAGCAGTCCCAGCTCCTATTGGTTTATTCATGACATTGCGATCTATGGATTATTATGTTTTGGGTAGAAAACAATCAATTCAATTCGAGCACAGAGTGGAAAATGGCACAGATTCTGTAGTATCcaaatatttcagtttcatgTTTGCATGCAGTCCATTTACAGCTTTGTATTCGTCAATACACTGTATTTTCTTCAGTAAATCCAGATGTACAAGAGTACCCTTTGGAGTAACTCGATTTAAAGATGATAATCTTCTCCAGTACTCTTACGTTTTCTGTACGAATCCGCAAAACATTGGTGAACACAAGAttcaaattaaaagaaacatcAAGAATAGAATTGATGGTGAAGTTGAACGCCATGTGTACGATCTTCCATTATCAGTCAGCTTGGTTCCAGATTCAAGTTTACTTTACATGGAAATGAAGAATCTTAGTTATCTCGAGGATACATCAGCAATGCTTCAAAAGACACCTCCATCATGGGATATAATATTCACAGTACTGTCGTGGATTAGAACTATATTAGAGTCAATATGTATCTTTGCTTTATACGTGTTCATTTCGTATGTACTTTCACAACTGTGGAGAATCTTTATTGATTATTACGTTGTGCGAGTGAAACGGATTACCCTCAAGCGAGcaaatttgatatcaaaacagaaaaacaagAAAAGGGCCAAGCAACGACAAAAACCGCGTAAATATGATGCTCTCGTTCTGCACCACGACGACGATCGGAATATCGTACGCAAGGACATTGTCCAACCGTTAGAGAAAGCAGGGTATCGACTGCTGTTTCCTGCTAGAGACTGGGCTGACAAAGGAAACTTACCAGGGTATAAGATTCACGCAGATGCATTAGAAAACAGTGAACGAATCATTATTGTATTTTCCAACAAATTCAAAAAAGACCAATTTTGTATGAATACTTACCTTGATAGTATGACAATCGCGCGGGTTGCAAATGGCACCTTGAGACACAAAGATGTGTGTTTTGTCCTGCTTCAACCCTGTGGCAACATTCCACACGATGCTATGTTAGCATTGCCACACGCGCCTGTGCTTAAGTTAGAAAGAAAACCAAAGAAGGGAAGGCAACTAGAAAAGTGTGTTGTTAAAATCAGGCAATGGATCGATGGCAAATTGCCTTACAACAATACCCgaaacattttatacacacatgATATTAATCAATAA